A genome region from Pseudomonadota bacterium includes the following:
- a CDS encoding flagellar biosynthetic protein FliQ, protein IPKLVAAGVMLLTMGSWMLQTLVSFVIRMIGGPASI, encoded by the coding sequence CATTCCCAAGCTGGTTGCCGCCGGGGTGATGCTGCTCACCATGGGGTCGTGGATGCTCCAGACCCTGGTCTCCTTCGTGATCCGCATGATTGGCGGGCCGGCTTCGATTTGA